The following coding sequences are from one Haploplasma axanthum window:
- a CDS encoding DUF5696 domain-containing protein translates to MSRKIKRSIVAILLVVFTSITVNGMSKKNASIFNTYEDNNSNFSYIEDSFLSSSRFTQLNKVTEAEKEQYNENYKIRYANEKLDLLGYELALSNESYDLYFENDSYSIVIVNKTTGFVWSSRAEFQEYSDGNNNARHLMNSGIWIDYVKTNTQNLRQTTTSIYSAAKVTYLNNEDVPTELKPYVIKNDSYDKNLMEIESEINTSNKTITSLINFKELKISFKVNLTLSENGINVNLDNSTILENDINTKLTNIYIFPYLGSTRENKVPGYFMIPDGIGALVRLNRQFNKDFNARYYGNDLGYNEGYLPELSLPIFGIVHLENENALYAKINEGAENVVLQGRFWGASSRYFRLNPRYIVRQVYKTIIDRKGNGYDSLLDQKTTSNLNIDYKFLTGEEANYVGIAKDYQEFLNSINVLTKRELTGNGIPLNINYLMSDREDSFLGTKKVTMTTVSQVEEIYNEFKNNGITNQQVNLQGYSTSGNRDRAPYKISVIESKNNFKKLAELVKNDDNNIYFENNYLVSTNYNNRISYNRDVARNVSQTRMAYDRYDLNDSSYKKYYLYPEQSLRLAKQDVKKVNDLLISGLTIDDETNNLYSTYKSGNYIDRTMNLVNQRQIFELYENMQMRFPHLYALEYAKTFLDVPITNSQYDFYTDLIPLIPLVLKGYISYFTPNINYNALGIERLLMMVDFAINPSFVLTYSPTYKMRYTLSYTDYSTSYSDYKDEVIETYNFVNDALKNVIGATIIERNILGLGIVEVKYSNNVKIYINYTSKNFTYNNISIPASNYKVVQ, encoded by the coding sequence GTGTCTAGAAAAATAAAAAGAAGTATAGTAGCAATTTTACTTGTTGTTTTTACATCAATTACAGTCAATGGAATGAGTAAGAAAAATGCTAGTATATTTAATACTTATGAAGATAATAATTCTAATTTTTCATATATTGAAGATAGTTTTTTAAGTAGTTCAAGATTTACACAATTGAATAAAGTAACAGAGGCTGAAAAAGAACAATACAATGAAAACTATAAAATTAGGTATGCAAATGAAAAACTTGATTTACTAGGATATGAACTAGCTCTTTCTAATGAGTCATATGATCTTTATTTTGAAAATGATTCGTACTCTATCGTTATTGTGAATAAGACAACTGGATTTGTATGGTCGTCTAGAGCAGAATTTCAAGAATATTCAGATGGAAATAATAATGCTAGACATTTAATGAATTCAGGTATTTGGATTGATTATGTTAAAACAAATACTCAAAATCTTAGACAAACGACAACTTCAATTTATAGTGCAGCAAAAGTTACATATTTAAATAATGAAGATGTACCAACAGAATTAAAACCATATGTAATAAAAAATGATTCATATGATAAAAATTTGATGGAAATAGAAAGTGAAATTAATACAAGTAATAAAACAATTACGAGTTTGATTAATTTTAAAGAATTAAAGATTTCTTTCAAAGTTAATCTAACATTAAGTGAAAATGGAATTAATGTTAATTTAGATAATAGCACTATTCTAGAAAATGATATAAATACTAAATTAACAAATATTTATATTTTTCCATATTTAGGATCAACTAGAGAAAACAAAGTTCCAGGATATTTTATGATTCCTGATGGAATAGGAGCTTTAGTTAGATTAAATAGACAATTTAACAAGGATTTTAATGCTAGATACTACGGAAATGATTTAGGATATAATGAAGGATATTTACCTGAATTATCACTTCCAATTTTTGGAATAGTTCACCTAGAAAATGAAAATGCCTTATATGCAAAGATAAATGAAGGTGCAGAAAACGTTGTTCTTCAAGGAAGATTTTGGGGAGCAAGTAGTAGATATTTTAGGTTAAATCCAAGATATATTGTTAGACAAGTTTATAAGACAATTATCGATAGAAAAGGTAATGGATATGATAGCCTATTAGATCAAAAGACAACAAGTAACCTAAATATTGATTATAAGTTTTTGACTGGCGAAGAAGCAAACTATGTAGGAATTGCTAAAGATTATCAAGAATTTTTAAATAGTATCAATGTTTTAACTAAAAGAGAATTGACAGGAAATGGAATTCCTTTAAATATCAATTATTTAATGAGTGATCGCGAAGATTCATTCTTAGGAACTAAGAAAGTTACAATGACAACAGTGAGTCAAGTTGAAGAAATTTATAATGAATTTAAAAATAATGGAATTACAAATCAACAAGTTAATCTACAAGGGTATTCAACTTCTGGAAATAGAGACCGAGCACCTTATAAAATAAGTGTTATTGAAAGTAAGAATAATTTTAAAAAACTTGCTGAATTAGTTAAAAATGATGATAATAATATTTATTTTGAAAACAATTATTTAGTATCAACTAATTATAATAATCGTATTTCATATAATCGTGATGTTGCAAGAAATGTTTCTCAAACAAGAATGGCATACGATAGATATGATTTAAACGATTCTTCGTATAAAAAGTACTATTTATATCCAGAACAATCGCTTCGTTTAGCTAAACAAGATGTAAAAAAAGTAAATGATTTATTAATATCTGGACTTACTATTGATGATGAAACAAATAACTTATATTCTACATATAAGAGTGGTAATTATATTGATCGAACAATGAACTTAGTAAATCAAAGACAAATATTTGAATTGTATGAAAATATGCAAATGCGTTTTCCTCATTTATATGCATTAGAATATGCTAAAACATTCTTAGATGTTCCAATAACAAATAGTCAATATGATTTTTATACTGATTTAATACCTTTAATACCATTAGTATTAAAAGGATATATTTCATACTTTACGCCAAATATTAACTATAATGCATTAGGAATAGAGCGACTATTAATGATGGTAGATTTTGCTATAAATCCAAGTTTTGTATTAACATATAGTCCAACCTATAAAATGAGATATACATTATCATATACAGATTATTCAACATCTTATAGTGATTATAAAGATGAAGTAATTGAAACATATAACTTTGTTAATGATGCACTTAAAAATGTTATTGGAGCTACTATCATTGAAAGAAATATTCTAGGACTTGGTATAGTTGAAGTTAAATATAGCAATAATGTCAAGATTTATATAAATTATACAAGTAAGAATTTTACTTATAATAATATTTCAATTCCTGCTAGCAATTATAAGGTGGTGCAATAA
- a CDS encoding carbohydrate ABC transporter permease: MKKIKSFFGKLFSNISEFYRLKVSPVFQKIGYALTHNFIFRKGHTQILLFNKIKIKMTRKRRAAFYGFMFIGLWVIGYLVLTLYPMINSLILSFSRAFYNVQTGIKSEYIGAVNYLNIFRNQTLLPLYTNYVTKLIIAVPLIIVFSMIIAMLINQKIKGKGIWRTIFFLPVVISSGPILNELINQGATTLPSFEDNQALNFLFNNVGEWIANPIELILNQLLLVLWYAGVPILVFLAGLQKIDKSIYEASSIDGASPWDNFWKITLPSIKPFISVNIIYVVVSMSMFSEEGGILELAKTHMLSGTSDSTLWFGYGFSAAMMWLYFILMVLIILIFVGLLSIRRRER; this comes from the coding sequence ATGAAAAAGATTAAAAGTTTTTTCGGTAAATTATTTAGTAATATTAGTGAATTTTATCGTTTAAAAGTATCACCAGTATTTCAAAAAATTGGTTATGCATTAACACATAACTTCATATTTAGAAAAGGTCATACACAAATATTATTATTTAATAAAATAAAGATTAAAATGACAAGAAAAAGAAGAGCAGCATTTTACGGTTTTATGTTTATTGGTTTATGGGTTATTGGATATTTAGTATTAACTTTATATCCAATGATCAATTCATTGATCTTAAGTTTCTCAAGAGCATTTTATAATGTTCAAACAGGGATCAAAAGTGAGTACATTGGAGCAGTTAACTATTTAAATATTTTTAGAAACCAAACATTATTACCGTTATATACAAACTATGTAACAAAATTAATTATTGCTGTTCCATTAATAATAGTTTTCTCGATGATTATTGCAATGTTAATTAATCAAAAAATTAAAGGGAAAGGAATTTGGAGAACAATCTTCTTTTTACCAGTAGTAATATCATCTGGACCAATCCTTAATGAACTTATAAATCAAGGTGCAACAACTCTTCCTTCATTTGAAGATAATCAAGCATTAAACTTTTTATTCAACAATGTGGGAGAATGGATTGCTAATCCAATTGAATTAATTCTTAATCAATTATTATTAGTTTTATGGTATGCAGGTGTTCCAATTCTAGTATTTCTTGCTGGATTGCAAAAAATCGATAAAAGTATTTATGAAGCATCATCAATTGATGGTGCATCACCATGGGATAACTTTTGGAAGATTACGTTGCCATCAATAAAACCATTCATATCAGTTAATATTATTTATGTTGTTGTTTCTATGTCAATGTTTTCAGAAGAAGGCGGAATTCTTGAATTAGCTAAAACTCATATGTTATCTGGTACTAGTGATTCAACATTATGGTTTGGTTATGGATTTTCAGCAGCAATGATGTGGCTATACTTTATATTGATGGTTTTAATAATTCTAATCTTTGTAGGATTATTATCAATTAGAAGAAGGGAACGATAA
- a CDS encoding carbohydrate ABC transporter permease, whose translation MIKKDHKQKFKRVLFGMNFVDGLFYKTMIYILLISFSYIYLYPLLYMLTNSFMGSADLVNDGVKWIPTKLNFSNYKQAWQVLDIAKSFFGTTGYVLKVSLLSTISSALIGYGFARFDFPFKKLLFILMLATFILPNQVTMSSNLLILRKLGLIGSQSAMTYPALFGQGINSAIFILIFYQFFKTIPSVLMESAEVDGAGEFKIFYKIAIPLAIPSIIIVFLFSFVWYWNETYLTGLYTGTQLTLPLKLMSFRSTYETLFPPGSAGAALNEGVVLAGNMLVILPLLVLYFLGQKHFTESIDRTGITGE comes from the coding sequence ATGATAAAAAAAGATCATAAACAAAAATTTAAACGTGTTTTATTCGGTATGAACTTTGTTGATGGATTGTTCTATAAAACAATGATTTACATATTACTAATTAGTTTTAGCTATATTTATTTATATCCATTATTATATATGTTAACAAACTCATTTATGGGATCTGCTGATTTAGTAAATGATGGTGTTAAATGGATTCCTACAAAACTTAATTTTAGTAACTATAAACAAGCATGGCAAGTTTTAGATATTGCTAAAAGCTTTTTTGGAACAACAGGTTATGTCTTAAAGGTGAGTCTTTTATCAACCATATCTAGTGCATTAATTGGATATGGATTTGCTAGATTTGATTTTCCGTTTAAAAAATTGTTATTTATATTAATGCTTGCAACTTTTATACTACCAAATCAAGTAACAATGTCTTCTAATTTATTAATTTTAAGAAAACTAGGCTTAATTGGTAGTCAAAGTGCTATGACTTATCCAGCATTATTTGGACAAGGAATAAACTCAGCAATTTTCATTTTAATATTTTATCAATTCTTTAAAACTATTCCATCAGTTTTAATGGAATCAGCAGAAGTAGATGGTGCAGGAGAATTTAAAATATTTTATAAAATAGCAATTCCACTTGCAATACCATCAATTATAATAGTATTTTTATTCTCGTTCGTTTGGTATTGGAATGAAACATACTTAACAGGATTATATACTGGTACGCAACTAACACTTCCATTGAAATTAATGTCATTTAGATCAACATATGAAACATTATTCCCACCAGGAAGTGCAGGTGCAGCATTAAATGAAGGTGTTGTATTAGCTGGTAATATGCTTGTAATCCTTCCTCTTTTAGTACTATACTTCTTAGGTCAAAAGCATTTTACAGAAAGTATCGATAGAACCGGAATAACAGGTGAATAA
- a CDS encoding glycoside hydrolase family 16 protein — MIKKILLTVIIGLTGFLLVSCSKEKMKPVEDSLVPYIDDEWVAVWADEFNGTELDMNKWTYEIDGNGGGNNELQYYTNKNTLVNNGTLKIIAKKENISGRQYSSSRIVTKYKGDFKYGRIVASAKMPSGKGTWPAIWMMPTNSKYGVWPNSGEIDIMEYVGYDPNVFHTSIHTKKYNHMLGTQQTYKKNVANAETEFHTFEIIWEPGKIESFVNGEKYGTFKYTSAYNQEVESKDAFPFDQEFFLIMNLAIGGSWGGAQGVDDNIFPATFEIDYIRVYQKDYNYYDSEKPSDIKNLRQSTRLQNSIFWNEATDDMGVSYYNIYVDGILHTTSELSQVVLKDLDKGLEYSIEVEAVDFVGNKSSKSEPLKFTFK, encoded by the coding sequence ATGATAAAAAAAATATTATTAACAGTTATTATTGGATTGACAGGGTTTTTATTAGTTTCTTGTAGTAAGGAAAAAATGAAACCAGTGGAAGATAGTTTGGTTCCATATATAGATGATGAATGGGTTGCTGTTTGGGCTGATGAGTTTAATGGAACAGAACTTGATATGAACAAATGGACATATGAAATTGATGGCAATGGTGGAGGAAATAATGAACTTCAGTATTATACAAATAAAAATACATTGGTTAATAATGGAACTTTAAAGATTATTGCTAAGAAGGAAAATATTTCTGGAAGACAATATAGTTCATCAAGAATTGTTACTAAATATAAAGGTGATTTCAAATATGGAAGAATCGTTGCTAGCGCTAAAATGCCAAGCGGTAAGGGGACATGGCCAGCAATTTGGATGATGCCAACTAATAGTAAATATGGAGTATGGCCAAATAGTGGTGAAATTGATATTATGGAGTATGTAGGGTATGATCCTAATGTATTTCATACAAGTATTCATACTAAGAAGTATAATCACATGTTAGGCACTCAACAAACGTATAAAAAGAATGTAGCTAATGCAGAAACTGAGTTTCATACATTTGAAATTATTTGGGAACCAGGAAAAATTGAAAGTTTTGTTAATGGAGAAAAATACGGAACGTTTAAATATACCTCAGCATATAATCAAGAAGTAGAATCAAAAGATGCATTTCCTTTTGATCAAGAGTTCTTTCTAATCATGAATTTAGCGATTGGTGGTAGTTGGGGTGGTGCTCAAGGTGTTGATGACAATATTTTCCCAGCGACATTTGAAATCGATTATATTCGTGTTTATCAAAAGGATTATAACTATTATGATTCTGAAAAACCAAGTGATATTAAGAACTTAAGACAATCAACAAGATTACAAAATTCGATTTTTTGGAATGAAGCAACTGATGATATGGGTGTATCTTATTACAACATTTATGTTGATGGAATTCTTCATACAACATCAGAACTGTCACAAGTAGTTCTTAAAGACCTTGATAAAGGTCTAGAATATAGTATTGAAGTTGAAGCTGTTGACTTTGTTGGTAATAAATCAAGTAAAAGTGAACCTTTAAAGTTTACATTTAAATAA
- a CDS encoding ISL3 family transposase, with translation MYDDIIKFLNLKHNDSFDFQFDILDVTNSNSITNVHLTLSLKKINCPVCNSVDSKIHGYKTKTITHSISNSNPVNIIFRHRRFICKFCNKTFFEPNPFTINKDRISHYTKLSILEHLKNPSNTFTSASTIFNVSTKTVIDIFDDYVDPNRNILPKFLCIDEFHVSKRTKHPYACLFLDFETKKIIDVLKTRHKSYLLEYLSSLKHTELDSVKVVIIDMWKPYKDVISKVMPKALIAIDSFHVIKHINDIVNKHRIKVMNKYAGNIEFKTYKNDKYYMLKKFHYFFTKEYDNIYNGYISIPKFRISLNKSSIKDFLLSIDDDLTEVYKIKEEYREFNRNSNFDNAKELLSDLITKYRNHRLEDIRSFGKLLSNWKNEIINSFIKSDSNRRLSNGPIEGTNSRIKTIIKTSNGIKSFKRLRARIIYSINKDVALKIPE, from the coding sequence ATGTATGATGATATCATAAAATTTCTAAATTTAAAACATAATGATTCTTTTGATTTTCAATTTGATATTCTAGATGTTACCAATTCAAATTCAATAACCAATGTTCATTTAACTCTGTCACTCAAAAAGATCAATTGTCCAGTATGTAACTCTGTAGATTCTAAAATACATGGTTATAAAACTAAAACTATCACTCATAGTATTTCTAATAGTAATCCTGTTAACATTATTTTTAGACATAGGAGGTTCATTTGTAAGTTTTGTAATAAAACTTTCTTTGAACCTAACCCTTTTACTATTAATAAAGATAGAATTAGTCATTATACTAAATTATCTATTTTAGAACACTTAAAGAATCCTTCTAATACATTTACTAGTGCTTCTACTATCTTTAATGTTTCTACTAAAACTGTTATTGATATTTTTGATGATTATGTTGATCCAAATAGAAATATATTACCTAAGTTTTTATGTATCGATGAATTTCATGTTTCAAAAAGGACTAAACATCCTTATGCTTGTCTATTCTTAGATTTTGAAACAAAAAAAATAATTGATGTTTTAAAAACTCGTCATAAATCATATCTATTAGAATATCTATCTAGTCTTAAACATACTGAATTAGATAGTGTTAAAGTAGTTATTATTGATATGTGGAAGCCTTATAAAGACGTTATATCTAAAGTTATGCCTAAAGCTTTAATAGCTATTGATTCTTTTCATGTTATTAAACATATTAATGATATCGTTAATAAGCATCGTATTAAAGTAATGAATAAATATGCTGGTAATATTGAGTTTAAAACTTATAAGAATGATAAATATTATATGTTAAAGAAGTTTCATTATTTCTTTACTAAAGAATACGATAATATCTATAATGGTTATATTTCTATTCCTAAGTTTAGAATTAGTCTTAATAAATCTTCTATTAAAGATTTTCTTTTATCCATTGATGATGATTTAACTGAAGTTTATAAAATCAAGGAAGAATATCGTGAGTTTAATAGAAACTCTAATTTTGATAATGCTAAAGAATTACTATCTGATTTAATTACTAAATATCGTAATCACAGGTTAGAAGATATTAGATCTTTTGGTAAATTACTTTCTAATTGGAAGAATGAGATTATTAATTCCTTTATTAAATCCGATTCTAATAGAAGATTATCTAATGGACCAATTGAAGGTACTAATTCTAGAATAAAGACTATTATTAAGACTAGTAATGGGATTAAAAGTTTTAAGAGATTAAGAGCTAGAATCATTTATTCTATTAATAAAGATGTAGCCCTTAAAATACCCGAATAA
- a CDS encoding NUDIX hydrolase → MVNKNYKYTLAFIKRGDEVLMLNRNKSPWMGSWNGVGGKEEPNESAIECIKREVFEETEININVNNVFDKGVVTWNTYDSNGLGLHVYLIIVPIEFEYHTPKVTREGILDWKKISWISDFNNTGVSSNIPYFINDIINEEIRYNHYCEFEGNVIKKVTKEKI, encoded by the coding sequence ATGGTAAATAAAAATTATAAATATACATTAGCCTTTATTAAGCGTGGTGATGAGGTTTTAATGCTAAATAGGAATAAATCTCCATGGATGGGATCTTGGAATGGTGTAGGTGGCAAAGAAGAGCCAAATGAATCAGCAATTGAGTGTATAAAAAGAGAAGTGTTTGAAGAAACAGAAATAAATATAAATGTTAATAATGTTTTTGATAAAGGTGTTGTAACATGGAATACATATGATAGTAATGGATTAGGATTACATGTTTACTTAATTATCGTTCCAATCGAATTTGAATATCATACACCAAAAGTAACAAGAGAAGGTATTTTGGATTGGAAGAAAATTAGTTGGATATCTGATTTTAATAATACTGGTGTAAGTAGTAATATTCCATATTTTATTAATGATATAATAAATGAAGAAATAAGGTATAATCATTATTGTGAGTTTGAAGGCAATGTTATAAAGAAAGTAACTAAAGAGAAGATTTAG
- a CDS encoding ABC-F family ATP-binding cassette domain-containing protein, with translation MIDGNNITFSYSSELIYKDASFRLLRGEHAVLVGENGAGKSTLMKMIAKVLVPDQGEIKWLPNIKVGYLDQYMSLKETDLVGDYLYDVFKDLFKKEEDMNKLYERISNESLNDSEIDRLLHYASSIQEELIDKDFYSMKSQVSNIIHGLGLSMDVLEKEIKHLSSGMRSKIILGKLLLEENDVILLDEPTNFLDIQHVDWLSKFLRDYQKAFLVISHNESFLREIANVVLAVENRTISRYKGSFDFYLKEREVRFDQHQKEYEAQKRFIKETEDFISKNIVRASTTKRAQSRRKMLSKLTKIEKFDNKAEYTFNFPIKLQTGKEVLVLNDLEIGYNNIPLLDKQNFVIRNQDKVVITGKNGIGKSTLINTITSNIPKISGEFKWDKNVKISYLKQDDFYQTEDIAFDVVRIGYPNLNNTEVQSLLATYGITYEMSHRPVKTLSGGEQTKIKIALLKNNFGNVLIMDEPTNHLDHAAKEALKTALNEYQGTLILVSHEKDFYEEICDYEISLF, from the coding sequence ATGATTGATGGTAATAATATAACATTTTCATATAGTAGCGAATTAATATATAAAGATGCATCATTTAGACTTTTAAGAGGTGAACATGCGGTCTTAGTAGGCGAAAATGGAGCAGGGAAATCGACATTAATGAAAATGATTGCTAAAGTTCTTGTTCCTGATCAAGGAGAGATTAAGTGGCTACCAAATATTAAAGTTGGATATTTAGACCAATATATGAGTTTAAAAGAAACTGATTTAGTTGGAGATTATTTATATGATGTTTTTAAGGATTTATTTAAAAAAGAAGAAGATATGAATAAACTTTATGAAAGAATTTCAAATGAAAGTTTAAATGATTCAGAAATTGACAGGTTACTACATTATGCATCAAGCATTCAAGAGGAATTGATTGATAAAGATTTTTATTCAATGAAGTCACAGGTAAGTAATATTATTCATGGATTAGGTTTATCAATGGATGTTTTAGAAAAAGAAATCAAACATTTATCTAGTGGAATGCGTTCTAAGATTATTCTGGGTAAATTATTATTAGAGGAAAATGATGTTATTTTATTAGATGAACCAACAAACTTTTTGGATATTCAACATGTTGATTGGTTATCGAAGTTTTTAAGAGATTATCAAAAAGCATTTTTAGTTATTTCTCATAACGAAAGTTTTTTAAGAGAAATTGCTAATGTTGTTCTTGCTGTAGAAAATAGAACAATTAGTCGATATAAAGGCTCGTTTGATTTTTATTTGAAGGAACGTGAAGTACGTTTTGATCAACATCAAAAAGAATATGAAGCACAAAAAAGATTTATTAAAGAAACTGAAGATTTTATTAGTAAAAACATTGTTAGAGCATCAACAACTAAGCGTGCACAAAGCAGGAGAAAAATGCTTTCTAAACTAACAAAAATTGAAAAGTTTGATAATAAAGCTGAATATACTTTTAATTTCCCAATTAAACTACAAACAGGAAAAGAAGTTTTAGTTTTAAATGATTTAGAGATTGGCTACAATAATATTCCATTATTAGATAAACAAAACTTTGTTATAAGAAATCAAGATAAAGTTGTTATTACTGGTAAAAATGGAATTGGTAAATCAACACTGATTAATACAATTACCTCTAATATACCTAAAATATCTGGAGAATTTAAATGGGATAAAAATGTTAAAATTAGTTATTTAAAACAAGATGATTTCTATCAGACAGAAGATATTGCATTTGATGTTGTAAGAATAGGTTATCCCAATTTAAATAATACTGAAGTTCAAAGTTTACTAGCTACATATGGTATAACATATGAAATGTCTCATAGACCAGTTAAAACGTTATCTGGTGGTGAACAAACAAAAATTAAAATTGCCTTATTAAAAAATAATTTCGGTAATGTTTTAATTATGGATGAACCAACAAACCATTTAGATCATGCTGCAAAAGAAGCGTTAAAAACAGCATTAAATGAATATCAAGGAACACTGATTTTAGTTTCTCATGAGAAAGATTTTTATGAAGAAATATGTGATTATGAAATTAGTTTATTTTAA
- the rpmG gene encoding 50S ribosomal protein L33, whose product MRELVRLICTECGEENYYTDKNKSKTPGRIEMMKYCPRERKHTLHREKR is encoded by the coding sequence ATGCGCGAATTAGTTAGATTAATTTGTACTGAATGCGGTGAAGAAAATTACTACACAGATAAAAACAAGTCAAAGACTCCCGGACGTATCGAAATGATGAAATATTGTCCAAGAGAAAGAAAACATACGTTACACCGTGAAAAACGATAA
- a CDS encoding TMEM164 family acyltransferase, whose product METLKFYLLYVPLGVIATILLVKYLKNKTNEQRYRFLIYLSIAALLLHLIKPFFFPYNTEVYSENGILIISKPSIYRKMTFENICAVSALVYLPLLLLKKKIPLDYIATIGLIGGFAAFMYPTEVILGMFDSMKVTYKLGLFSFDTMRFYIVHYLIFIIPFLLLYYKLHTFELKRAIFLPISILVMLTMVYVNELILDKFGWLDAVHEYAGRDIFLDSNIRNSSFVFGISDGFKKIGIIIDMLVPKFMKEPYYIPVLWITIPAFVYGPLLYFGFEYATDRKKAVLELKTLFKKSENTK is encoded by the coding sequence ATGGAAACACTAAAATTCTATTTATTATATGTACCGCTTGGAGTTATAGCAACAATACTATTAGTTAAATATTTAAAGAATAAAACAAATGAGCAAAGATATCGGTTTTTAATATACTTATCAATTGCTGCACTTCTTTTACATCTTATAAAACCATTCTTTTTTCCGTATAATACGGAAGTTTATTCTGAGAATGGAATATTAATTATTAGTAAACCAAGTATTTATCGAAAAATGACTTTTGAGAATATTTGTGCTGTATCAGCACTAGTTTATTTACCATTATTACTATTAAAGAAAAAAATACCATTAGATTATATTGCAACTATTGGATTAATTGGTGGGTTTGCAGCATTTATGTATCCAACAGAAGTAATTCTTGGAATGTTTGATAGTATGAAAGTAACATATAAATTAGGTTTATTCAGTTTTGATACAATGAGATTTTATATTGTCCATTATTTAATATTTATAATTCCATTTTTATTACTATATTATAAGTTACATACGTTTGAACTTAAAAGAGCAATCTTTTTACCAATTTCAATTTTAGTAATGTTAACAATGGTTTATGTCAATGAATTGATTTTAGACAAGTTTGGTTGGTTAGATGCTGTTCATGAGTATGCTGGAAGAGATATTTTCTTAGATAGTAATATTCGTAACTCATCGTTTGTTTTTGGTATTTCAGATGGATTTAAAAAGATTGGTATTATAATTGATATGCTTGTTCCTAAATTTATGAAAGAGCCTTATTATATACCTGTTTTATGGATTACTATACCTGCTTTTGTTTATGGACCTTTATTATATTTTGGTTTTGAATATGCAACAGATAGGAAAAAAGCTGTTTTAGAATTAAAAACTCTTTTTAAAAAGAGCGAAAACACAAAATAG
- a CDS encoding LytTR family DNA-binding domain-containing protein: MKIKILLNDEKKELYEKKLIEAGFIISEEATVFLVEEDFKTNYLIVKDEDNFYMKLNKDDIICFESFGHNIICEIMDKKYRAKEKLYQLESMFDQTEFIRISNSVIVNINYIEKIIPSIGMKFKLKLKNGKTVEVTRNYYYKFKETIGI; this comes from the coding sequence TTGAAAATTAAGATTTTACTTAATGATGAAAAAAAAGAATTGTATGAGAAAAAATTAATAGAAGCTGGTTTTATAATTTCAGAAGAAGCTACAGTTTTTTTAGTTGAAGAAGATTTTAAAACTAATTATTTAATTGTTAAAGATGAAGATAATTTCTATATGAAATTAAATAAAGATGATATTATCTGTTTTGAAAGTTTTGGACATAATATTATTTGCGAGATAATGGATAAAAAATATCGTGCAAAAGAAAAACTCTATCAATTAGAATCAATGTTTGATCAAACTGAATTTATTAGAATAAGTAATTCAGTAATTGTCAATATAAATTATATTGAGAAAATTATTCCATCAATAGGGATGAAATTTAAATTAAAACTAAAAAATGGGAAAACAGTTGAAGTAACTAGAAACTATTATTATAAATTTAAAGAAACAATTGGAATTTAA